The Deltaproteobacteria bacterium genome has a segment encoding these proteins:
- the der gene encoding ribosome biogenesis GTPase Der: MAAREEPAAGVPVVAIVGRPNAGKSTLFNRLVRARRAIVDDVPGVTRDRIVAPAEHAGRRFLCVDTGGFATGARRDASTLAARVREQTLRAVAEAECVLCVFDAQAGLIPEDRELVRLLGRSGKPVAFVVNKVDTPARERLLADFYAAGIDRLLPVSAAHGRGLEALRDAIVAMLPPLGSAAAGTPGTRLAIVGRPNVGKSSLLNRLLGDERAIVTAEPGTTRDAIDTPLAVGGRPYVLIDTAGIRRRARTREPLERHGAVRAIGTLARADLALVVLDATEGMTDQDARIAARARAAGRGAILLANKWDAVPAERRDATTFRRALAELRPAFADLPLLCVSARTGEGLGELFRLVARVERAYDAVLPTAELNRALQAAVEAQAPPGVGGRPARLFYATQTGRRPPEVTVFASAPEGVPTSYARYLTARIARTFELVGVPLRLVFRARPRATGVRRSRQRRAFRK, from the coding sequence ATGGCGGCGCGCGAGGAGCCCGCCGCCGGCGTGCCGGTGGTGGCGATCGTCGGGCGGCCGAACGCGGGGAAGTCGACGCTGTTCAACCGTCTCGTCCGCGCCCGCCGCGCCATCGTGGACGACGTGCCCGGCGTCACTCGCGACCGCATCGTCGCGCCCGCCGAGCACGCCGGACGGCGGTTCCTGTGCGTCGACACCGGGGGCTTTGCGACCGGCGCCCGGCGCGATGCCTCGACGCTGGCCGCCCGGGTGCGGGAGCAGACGCTCCGCGCCGTGGCCGAGGCCGAGTGCGTGCTGTGCGTGTTCGACGCCCAGGCGGGTCTCATCCCCGAGGACCGTGAGCTCGTGCGGCTGCTCGGCCGGAGCGGCAAGCCCGTCGCGTTCGTCGTGAACAAGGTCGACACGCCCGCTCGCGAGCGCCTGCTCGCGGACTTCTACGCCGCCGGCATCGACCGCCTGCTCCCTGTGTCGGCCGCCCACGGCCGGGGCCTCGAGGCCCTGCGCGACGCGATCGTCGCCATGCTGCCGCCGCTCGGCTCCGCGGCGGCCGGGACGCCGGGCACGCGGCTGGCGATCGTCGGACGGCCGAACGTCGGCAAGTCCTCGCTGCTGAACCGGCTGCTCGGCGATGAGCGCGCGATCGTCACGGCCGAGCCCGGCACCACGCGGGACGCCATCGACACGCCGCTCGCGGTCGGGGGCCGCCCGTACGTCCTGATCGACACGGCGGGCATCCGCCGCCGGGCGCGCACGCGCGAGCCGCTCGAGCGCCATGGCGCGGTGCGCGCGATCGGCACGCTCGCGCGCGCCGACCTGGCGCTCGTCGTGCTCGACGCGACCGAGGGCATGACGGACCAGGACGCGCGCATCGCGGCTCGCGCGCGAGCGGCGGGACGCGGCGCCATCCTGCTCGCCAACAAGTGGGACGCGGTGCCCGCGGAGCGCCGCGATGCGACCACGTTCCGGCGCGCGCTCGCCGAGCTGCGGCCGGCGTTCGCCGACCTGCCGCTCCTCTGCGTCTCCGCCCGGACGGGTGAAGGCCTGGGCGAGCTCTTCAGGCTCGTGGCGCGCGTCGAGCGGGCGTACGACGCCGTGCTGCCCACGGCCGAGCTCAACCGCGCGCTCCAGGCGGCCGTCGAGGCCCAGGCCCCGCCCGGCGTCGGCGGCCGGCCAGCGCGGCTCTTCTACGCCACCCAGACCGGCCGGCGCCCGCCGGAGGTGACGGTGTTCGCGAGTGCGCCCGAAGGGGTGCCGACCTCGTACGCGCGCTACCTCACGGCCCGGATCGCCCGCACCTTCGAGCTGGTCGGGGTGCCGCTGCGGCTCGTGTTTCGCGCCCGGCCGCGGGCGACCGGAGTCCGGCGGTCGCGGCAGCGGCGCGCCTTCCGGAAGTAG
- a CDS encoding nucleotidyltransferase domain-containing protein — MRDALQGPALHRAIARVVARHLDPRAHRVWIVGSEATGTALPGSDVDVALEGPAPVDLERLARLRSDLDMLPTLRGFDLVDLRRTSEGFRREALRVAIPLELSASG, encoded by the coding sequence ATGCGAGACGCCCTTCAGGGGCCAGCGCTGCATCGTGCGATCGCTCGCGTCGTCGCGCGCCATCTCGATCCGCGTGCACATCGCGTGTGGATCGTCGGCTCCGAAGCTACGGGCACGGCGCTTCCAGGTTCGGACGTGGACGTTGCTCTCGAGGGACCGGCGCCGGTCGATCTCGAGCGGCTTGCGAGACTGCGGTCCGATCTCGACATGCTCCCCACCCTGCGCGGCTTCGACCTCGTCGATCTCCGGCGAACCAGCGAAGGGTTCCGGCGCGAGGCACTCCGCGTCGCGATCCCGCTGGAGCTTTCGGCCTCGGGATAG